In Nocardioides sp. InS609-2, a single genomic region encodes these proteins:
- a CDS encoding AMP-dependent synthetase/ligase → MPIKTDTSFVENLLPSVAVQFWDRVQKSPDREAFRFPRGEAWESVTWRQAGDRVRSLAAGLLSLGLESEQRVGIASGTRYEWILADLAVMCAGGATTTVYPTSNSDDTGYILADSECRVVFAEDDEQIAKLKEHKNELPHLGKVITFEGTTDGDWVIGLDDLAGLGDAYLAEHPDAIEETAKSISPDQLATLIYTSGTTGRPKGVRLRHRSWVYQGEAINAQGILTEDDLEFRWLPMAHSFGKVLMSTQMACGFAAAIDGRVDKIVENLGIVKPTFMGAAPRIFEKAHGRIVTMQAAEGGAKEKLFKKAFEVGLKVDQLKREGKSVPLSLKVQHGVFDKLVFSKVRDRFGGRVRFFISGAAALNRDIAEWFHAAGITILEGYGLTESSAGSFVNLPDDYRFGTVGPVVPGTEVKLGDGDEIMIKGPGVMDGYHNNPQETAKSLTADGWLHTGDKGSLDADGYLTITGRIKELFKTSGGKYVAPPAIEAKFKAVCPYASQFVVFGDERNYCVALVTLDPDAMAVWAKENGMDGASYTEIVRSDAVEAMVSGYVDQMNAQLNRWETIKKWRLLDHDLSIESGEMTPSMKVKRNVVQVNHQELIDAMYA, encoded by the coding sequence ATGCCCATCAAGACCGACACGAGCTTCGTGGAGAACCTACTGCCGAGCGTGGCCGTTCAGTTCTGGGACCGGGTCCAGAAGTCGCCCGACCGCGAGGCATTCCGCTTCCCCAGGGGGGAGGCCTGGGAGTCGGTCACCTGGCGCCAGGCCGGAGACCGAGTGCGCAGCCTGGCCGCGGGCCTGCTGAGCCTGGGCCTGGAGTCCGAGCAGCGAGTGGGAATTGCCTCGGGCACCCGCTACGAGTGGATCCTCGCCGACCTCGCCGTCATGTGCGCCGGTGGCGCGACGACCACGGTCTACCCGACGAGCAACTCCGACGACACTGGCTACATCCTCGCTGACTCGGAGTGCCGCGTGGTGTTCGCCGAGGACGACGAGCAGATCGCCAAGCTCAAGGAGCACAAGAACGAGCTGCCCCACCTCGGCAAGGTGATCACCTTCGAAGGCACCACCGACGGTGACTGGGTCATCGGTCTCGACGACCTGGCCGGTCTCGGCGATGCCTACCTGGCCGAGCACCCCGACGCCATCGAGGAGACGGCCAAGTCGATCTCGCCCGACCAGCTCGCCACCCTGATCTACACCTCCGGCACGACCGGTCGCCCCAAGGGCGTACGCCTGCGGCACCGCTCCTGGGTCTACCAGGGCGAAGCCATCAACGCCCAGGGCATCCTCACCGAGGACGACCTGGAGTTCCGCTGGCTACCGATGGCGCACTCCTTCGGCAAGGTCTTGATGTCGACCCAGATGGCGTGCGGTTTCGCGGCAGCCATCGACGGCCGCGTCGACAAGATCGTCGAGAACCTCGGCATCGTGAAGCCGACGTTCATGGGCGCCGCTCCGCGCATCTTCGAGAAGGCGCACGGTCGCATCGTCACCATGCAGGCCGCCGAGGGTGGGGCCAAGGAGAAGCTCTTCAAGAAGGCCTTCGAGGTCGGGCTCAAGGTCGACCAGCTCAAACGCGAGGGCAAGTCGGTGCCGCTGTCGCTCAAGGTCCAGCACGGCGTCTTCGACAAGCTGGTCTTCAGCAAGGTCCGCGACCGCTTCGGCGGCCGGGTCCGGTTCTTCATCTCCGGCGCCGCGGCACTCAACCGCGACATCGCCGAGTGGTTCCACGCGGCGGGCATCACGATCCTCGAGGGCTACGGCCTGACCGAGTCGTCGGCGGGCTCGTTCGTCAATCTCCCGGACGACTACCGCTTCGGCACCGTGGGACCGGTCGTTCCCGGCACCGAGGTCAAGCTCGGCGACGGCGACGAGATCATGATCAAGGGTCCCGGCGTCATGGACGGCTACCACAACAACCCACAGGAGACCGCGAAGTCGCTCACGGCCGACGGTTGGCTGCACACCGGGGACAAGGGCTCGCTCGACGCCGACGGCTACCTCACGATCACCGGCCGCATCAAGGAGCTCTTCAAGACCTCCGGAGGCAAGTACGTCGCGCCGCCGGCGATCGAGGCGAAGTTCAAGGCTGTCTGTCCCTACGCCAGCCAGTTCGTGGTCTTCGGCGACGAGCGCAACTACTGCGTGGCGCTCGTGACGCTCGACCCCGACGCGATGGCGGTCTGGGCGAAGGAGAACGGCATGGACGGCGCGTCGTACACGGAGATCGTCAGGTCCGATGCCGTGGAGGCGATGGTCAGCGGCTACGTCGACCAGATGAACGCGCAGCTCAACCGCTGGGAGACCATCAAGAAGTGGCGCCTGCTCGACCACGACCTCAGCATCGAGTCGGGCGAGATGACTCCCTCGATGAAGGTCAAGCGCAACGTCGTACAGGTGAACCACCAGGAGCTCATCGACGCGATGTACGCGTGA
- a CDS encoding endonuclease domain-containing protein, with protein MGRHKLTWHDLARRQAGVVARRQLNRLGYSWDFAEAQLVAQRWQSITPTVLCTTTGALTRRQLMWAGVLHAGHGSAVGQLSALECHGLERWPRDEITILLAKSHNLDPLPGVRFVETRRPISRFTSHDPLPVWQVEPAALLFAAYEPVTRTAYGLLNAVVQQRLTTPADLERWIGRMRPLRRAKPFRRLLAEMAGGVQSVAELDVSRMCRVYGLPLPRRQTKRRDSSGRLRYTDAEWRLPNGRVLILEVDGAFHMEVEQWTDDIERERGLVAAGVVLVRCTASELRDNPGQVAHDLRRIGVESSA; from the coding sequence GTGGGTCGACACAAGCTGACATGGCACGACCTGGCACGACGCCAGGCCGGGGTCGTGGCGCGGCGTCAGCTCAACCGACTGGGATATTCCTGGGACTTCGCCGAGGCACAGCTCGTAGCGCAGCGATGGCAGTCCATCACGCCGACGGTCTTGTGTACGACGACCGGCGCGCTCACGCGTCGACAGCTCATGTGGGCCGGCGTGCTCCACGCCGGCCACGGCAGCGCGGTCGGTCAGCTGAGCGCTCTCGAGTGCCACGGCCTCGAACGATGGCCTCGCGACGAGATCACGATCCTGCTGGCAAAGTCGCACAACCTCGACCCACTCCCAGGTGTGCGATTCGTGGAGACCCGACGACCGATCTCGCGCTTCACGTCCCACGATCCGCTCCCCGTGTGGCAGGTCGAGCCAGCCGCCCTGTTGTTCGCAGCGTACGAGCCCGTCACGCGGACGGCGTACGGGCTGCTCAACGCGGTGGTCCAGCAACGGCTGACCACACCTGCCGATCTCGAACGCTGGATCGGTCGGATGCGCCCCCTTCGCCGCGCCAAGCCGTTCCGCCGGTTGCTCGCGGAGATGGCTGGTGGAGTGCAGTCCGTGGCTGAGCTGGACGTGAGCCGGATGTGCCGGGTTTACGGACTGCCTCTGCCTCGGCGTCAGACGAAGCGCCGCGACTCGAGCGGGAGGCTTCGCTACACCGACGCGGAGTGGCGGCTGCCCAATGGCAGGGTCTTGATCCTCGAGGTCGACGGCGCATTCCACATGGAGGTGGAGCAGTGGACCGACGACATCGAACGCGAACGCGGACTCGTCGCGGCCGGCGTCGTACTCGTCAGGTGCACCGCCTCGGAGCTCCGCGACAACCCGGGCCAGGTCGCGCACGATCTGCGCCGCATTGGAGTCGAGTCGTCCGCCTGA
- the hemW gene encoding radical SAM family heme chaperone HemW, whose translation MAPAQPSGDPAPADGSLPESALAGSGERPFGIYVHVPFCTVRCGYCDFNTYTAEELSDTPGASRATYAEAVIHELRMARRVLGDDDRPVSTIFLGGGTPTLLKTFDLGSILASIASEFGLADDVEVTTEANPDSVAQWDLDELRGAGFNRISFGMQSAVPRVLKTLDRTHDPLRVPAAVEWARAAGFDEISLDLIYGTPGESLADWEESLDSALACGPDHISAYSLIVEEGTALARQVRRGELPTPDEDDLADKYLLADDKLSAGGMEWYEVSNWARRPESRCRHNQLYWTGGDWWGAGPGAHSHIGGVRWWNVKHPTAYADRLAAGLSPAHAREVLDDETRRVERVLLEIRLRDGLPVLALDQHGRGQVRRLVDEGLLTLRTERLVLTPRGRLLADGVVRDLLP comes from the coding sequence GTGGCCCCCGCACAGCCTTCGGGCGACCCTGCTCCTGCGGATGGGTCGCTGCCGGAGAGCGCGCTCGCCGGCTCGGGGGAGCGACCCTTCGGCATCTATGTCCACGTGCCGTTCTGCACGGTGCGGTGTGGCTACTGCGACTTCAACACCTACACCGCCGAGGAGCTCAGCGACACCCCCGGCGCCTCGCGTGCGACGTACGCCGAAGCGGTGATCCACGAGCTGCGGATGGCCCGCCGGGTGCTGGGTGACGACGACCGTCCGGTGTCCACGATCTTCCTGGGCGGCGGCACGCCGACGCTGCTCAAGACCTTCGACCTGGGCTCGATCCTGGCGTCGATCGCCAGCGAGTTCGGACTGGCCGACGACGTCGAGGTCACCACCGAGGCCAACCCCGACAGCGTCGCCCAGTGGGACCTCGACGAGCTGCGCGGGGCCGGCTTCAACCGCATCAGCTTCGGCATGCAGTCGGCGGTGCCGCGTGTGCTCAAGACGCTTGATCGCACCCACGACCCCCTGCGGGTGCCGGCGGCCGTCGAGTGGGCGCGCGCTGCCGGTTTCGACGAGATCAGCCTGGACCTGATCTACGGCACACCGGGGGAGTCGCTCGCCGACTGGGAGGAGTCGCTCGACTCCGCACTGGCGTGCGGTCCCGACCACATCTCGGCGTACTCGCTGATCGTCGAGGAGGGCACCGCGCTGGCGCGTCAGGTACGCCGCGGCGAGCTGCCGACGCCCGACGAGGACGACCTTGCCGACAAGTACCTCCTCGCTGACGACAAGCTCAGCGCCGGAGGAATGGAGTGGTACGAGGTCTCCAACTGGGCGCGCCGCCCCGAGAGCCGCTGCCGGCACAACCAGCTCTACTGGACCGGAGGCGACTGGTGGGGCGCCGGGCCCGGGGCACACTCCCACATCGGCGGCGTGCGGTGGTGGAACGTCAAGCACCCGACGGCGTACGCCGACCGGCTCGCCGCGGGTCTGAGCCCAGCCCATGCGCGAGAGGTGCTCGACGACGAGACCCGCCGGGTGGAGCGGGTGCTGCTGGAGATCCGGCTGCGCGACGGCCTGCCTGTGCTCGCGCTCGACCAGCACGGACGCGGCCAGGTCCGGCGGCTCGTCGACGAGGGCCTGCTCACGCTGCGCACCGAGCGGCTGGTCCTGACCCCGCGTGGCCGCCTGCTCGCTGACGGGGTGGTGCGCGACCTGCTGCCGTGA
- a CDS encoding DUF3097 domain-containing protein: MTSPDRYGSDVLSTDWKKPKRGRAQEHSADLGLVVEEVTTEWCGEIIAVDRDLYTVTLEDRRSKRRTFPLGPGFLLDGKPVILTPPLRQSAPAAPTRTASGSVAVQGAKARVARQSRIFVEGRHDAELVERVWGDDLRIEGVVVEYLGGVDDLADHLRDFKPGPERRVGVLVDHLVPGSKESRIAQAIVKSPVGKHVLIVGHPFIDVWQAVKPDRLGIARWPDVPRNVEWKKGTCQLLGWPHRDQTDIARAWQHILSKVDSFADLDPALLGRVEELIDFVTAE, from the coding sequence GTGACCTCCCCTGATCGCTACGGCTCCGACGTCCTCTCCACCGATTGGAAGAAGCCGAAGCGCGGCCGCGCCCAGGAGCACTCCGCCGACCTCGGCCTCGTCGTCGAGGAGGTCACCACCGAATGGTGCGGCGAGATCATCGCCGTCGACCGGGACCTCTACACCGTCACGCTCGAGGACCGCCGCAGCAAGCGCCGTACCTTCCCGCTGGGTCCGGGCTTCCTGCTCGACGGCAAGCCGGTGATCCTCACCCCGCCCCTGCGGCAGTCGGCCCCCGCCGCCCCCACGCGTACGGCGTCCGGCTCGGTCGCCGTCCAGGGAGCCAAGGCCCGGGTGGCCCGGCAGAGCCGGATCTTCGTCGAAGGACGCCACGACGCCGAGCTGGTCGAGCGGGTCTGGGGCGACGACCTGCGCATCGAGGGCGTGGTCGTGGAGTACCTCGGCGGCGTCGACGACCTGGCCGACCACCTGCGCGACTTCAAACCCGGTCCGGAGCGCCGGGTCGGGGTCCTGGTCGACCACCTGGTCCCCGGGTCGAAAGAGAGCCGGATCGCCCAGGCCATCGTCAAGTCACCCGTCGGGAAGCACGTGCTGATCGTCGGGCACCCGTTCATCGACGTGTGGCAGGCGGTCAAGCCCGACCGGCTGGGCATCGCGCGCTGGCCCGACGTGCCGCGCAACGTCGAGTGGAAGAAGGGCACCTGTCAGCTGCTCGGCTGGCCGCACCGCGACCAGACCGACATCGCCCGCGCCTGGCAGCACATCTTGTCGAAGGTCGACTCGTTCGCCGACCTCGATCCCGCGCTGCTCGGAAGGGTCGAGGAGCTCATCGACTTCGTCACGGCCGAGTAG
- a CDS encoding MBL fold metallo-hydrolase has translation MSDFIEVADRVWVARYEWFDVNVTAVGSDRGLMVVDTHGSGLAATGVIEDLRRLGAGEVTTVVNTHSHFDHTFGNAAFRSAYGDIAIHAHENAAAATVVSGERIKGHYREDSDDPHREEMLATDVVPADHTFSSAVALDLGDRVVELVHPGRGHTDGDLVVRIPDVDVVLAGDLVEESAPPVYGVDCFPLDWPHSMDIVLGLTTSRSTVVPGHGAPVDRDFVEIQRNDLGLMADAIRNLASRSVPLDQALEVGDFPFPAERLADAVQRGYEQLPPSRTQLPLV, from the coding sequence ATGTCTGACTTCATCGAGGTGGCCGATCGCGTCTGGGTGGCGCGTTACGAGTGGTTCGACGTCAACGTCACGGCGGTCGGCAGCGATCGCGGCCTGATGGTGGTCGACACCCACGGGTCCGGGCTCGCCGCCACCGGCGTCATCGAGGACCTGCGCCGCCTGGGCGCCGGCGAGGTCACCACGGTGGTCAACACGCACTCCCACTTCGACCACACCTTCGGCAACGCGGCCTTCCGATCGGCGTACGGCGACATCGCGATCCACGCGCACGAGAACGCCGCGGCGGCTACCGTCGTCTCGGGCGAGCGCATCAAGGGCCACTACCGCGAGGACTCCGACGACCCGCACCGCGAGGAGATGCTCGCGACCGACGTGGTCCCGGCCGACCACACCTTCTCCTCCGCCGTCGCTCTCGACCTGGGCGACCGCGTGGTGGAGCTCGTGCACCCCGGTCGGGGTCACACCGACGGCGACCTCGTGGTCCGCATCCCCGACGTAGACGTGGTGCTGGCCGGAGACCTGGTCGAGGAGTCTGCCCCGCCGGTCTACGGCGTCGACTGCTTCCCTCTCGACTGGCCGCACAGCATGGACATCGTGCTCGGCCTGACCACGTCGAGGAGCACGGTCGTGCCGGGTCACGGCGCACCGGTCGACCGCGACTTCGTCGAGATCCAGCGCAACGACCTCGGCCTGATGGCTGACGCGATCCGCAACCTGGCGAGCCGCAGCGTCCCCCTCGACCAGGCGCTGGAGGTCGGCGACTTCCCGTTCCCGGCCGAGCGTCTCGCCGACGCCGTACAACGTGGCTACGAGCAGCTGCCGCCCAGCAGGACCCAGCTCCCTCTCGTCTGA
- the hrcA gene encoding heat-inducible transcriptional repressor HrcA, translating to MTDDRKLAVLRAIVEDYVATEEPVGSKALVERHGLGVSPATVRNDMAVLEEEGFIHQPHTSAGRVPTDKGYRLFVDRLTTVKPMSAAEKRAISTFLDGAVDLDDVVQRSVRMLSQLTRQVAVVQYPTLSRSTVRHVELVALAPTRLLVVLILSTGRVEQRLVEVADPLGDDVLAALRTRIGRAVVGERIADAITALAALATAPGAVPDSLVTAIVDTLSDAMSDHRGDERVAVGGAANLARYGDSFDTSVRPLLEALEEHVVLLKLLGEASTGGTVTVRIGHEGPYAELSSTSVVATGYGPGDDALASLGIVGPTRMDYPGTMTAVRAVARYVSRILDEA from the coding sequence ATGACCGACGACCGCAAGCTCGCCGTCCTCCGGGCCATCGTCGAGGACTACGTCGCCACCGAGGAGCCGGTCGGTTCCAAGGCGCTCGTCGAACGACACGGGCTGGGCGTCTCACCGGCCACCGTGCGCAACGACATGGCGGTGCTGGAGGAGGAAGGCTTCATCCACCAGCCGCACACCAGCGCCGGCCGGGTGCCGACCGACAAGGGCTACCGGCTCTTCGTCGACCGGCTCACCACGGTCAAGCCGATGAGCGCAGCTGAGAAGCGCGCGATCTCGACGTTCCTCGACGGGGCGGTCGACCTCGACGACGTCGTACAGCGCTCGGTGCGGATGCTCTCGCAGCTCACCCGCCAGGTCGCCGTCGTGCAGTACCCCACCCTCTCGCGCAGCACCGTTCGCCACGTCGAGCTGGTGGCGCTGGCGCCGACCCGGCTGCTCGTGGTGCTCATCCTCTCCACGGGCCGGGTGGAGCAGCGGCTCGTGGAGGTCGCCGACCCGCTCGGTGACGACGTGCTCGCGGCGCTCCGCACGCGCATCGGCCGGGCTGTCGTCGGCGAGCGCATCGCCGACGCCATCACCGCGCTCGCGGCCTTGGCAACCGCACCCGGCGCCGTACCCGACAGTCTCGTCACCGCCATCGTCGACACGCTCTCGGACGCCATGTCAGACCACCGCGGCGACGAGCGGGTGGCGGTCGGTGGCGCCGCCAACCTAGCCCGGTACGGCGACTCGTTCGACACCTCGGTCCGACCGCTGCTCGAGGCACTCGAGGAGCACGTGGTGCTGCTCAAGCTGCTCGGCGAGGCCAGCACCGGCGGGACGGTGACGGTGCGCATCGGCCACGAGGGCCCGTACGCCGAGCTCTCCTCCACCAGCGTCGTGGCCACCGGCTACGGTCCCGGCGACGACGCCTTGGCGAGCCTCGGCATCGTCGGCCCCACCCGCATGGACTACCCCGGCACGATGACGGCGGTGCGAGCGGTCGCCCGCTACGTGTCCCGCATTCTCGACGAGGCCTGA
- the dnaJ gene encoding molecular chaperone DnaJ translates to MSQDLYELLGVARDADADTIKKAYRKQARQLHPDVNPDPETQEKFKEVSRAYEVLSDPQKRAAYDRGGDPFGGAGAGAGGFGQGAGFSFTDIMDAFFGGQAGGAGGSRGPRPRMRRGQDALIRLDIDLAEAAFGATKDLKVDTAVVCTTCHGDGTAPGTSPITCETCRGVGEVAQVQRSFLGEIRTLRPCAACRGFGTLIPDPCRECSGDGRVRSRRTLKVKIPGGVDSGTRVQLTEQGEVGPGGGPAGDLYVEIQVEPHATFTRAGNDLHCTVSLPMTAAALGTSVQLPLLEADLEPAEDSELVTSLDLDIPAGSQSGTEHVMRGYGVPGLRGGRGDLVITVIVDTPTRLDARQEELLRELAAIRGEESPQGTVRASHKSVFGRLRDAFNV, encoded by the coding sequence GTGAGTCAGGACCTCTACGAGCTCCTCGGTGTCGCCCGCGACGCGGACGCCGACACCATCAAGAAGGCCTACCGGAAGCAGGCCAGGCAGCTCCACCCCGACGTCAACCCCGACCCGGAGACGCAGGAGAAGTTCAAGGAGGTCTCCCGCGCCTACGAGGTGCTGTCGGACCCCCAGAAGCGCGCGGCGTACGACCGTGGCGGCGACCCGTTCGGCGGTGCCGGCGCGGGTGCCGGTGGCTTCGGGCAGGGTGCCGGCTTCTCGTTCACCGACATCATGGACGCGTTCTTCGGCGGCCAAGCGGGCGGGGCCGGCGGGTCGCGTGGGCCGCGGCCCCGCATGCGACGTGGCCAGGACGCACTGATCCGTCTCGACATCGACCTCGCCGAGGCAGCGTTCGGTGCCACCAAGGACCTGAAGGTCGACACCGCCGTCGTCTGCACCACCTGCCACGGCGACGGCACGGCGCCGGGCACCAGCCCGATCACCTGCGAGACGTGCCGTGGCGTCGGCGAGGTGGCCCAGGTGCAGCGCTCGTTCCTCGGCGAGATCCGCACCCTGCGTCCGTGCGCGGCCTGCCGCGGCTTCGGCACGCTGATCCCCGACCCGTGCCGCGAGTGCTCTGGCGACGGCCGGGTGCGGTCGCGCCGCACCCTCAAGGTCAAGATCCCCGGCGGCGTCGACTCCGGCACCCGCGTCCAGCTCACCGAGCAGGGCGAGGTCGGCCCCGGCGGCGGACCGGCGGGTGACCTCTACGTCGAGATCCAGGTCGAGCCGCACGCGACCTTCACCCGGGCCGGCAACGACCTGCACTGCACCGTCTCGCTGCCGATGACGGCGGCAGCTCTCGGCACGTCCGTCCAGCTGCCGTTGCTCGAGGCCGACCTCGAGCCCGCCGAGGACTCCGAGCTCGTCACGAGCCTCGACCTCGACATCCCGGCCGGCAGCCAGTCAGGCACCGAGCACGTCATGCGCGGGTACGGCGTGCCCGGCCTGCGCGGTGGCCGGGGCGACCTGGTCATTACCGTCATCGTCGACACCCCGACCCGGCTCGACGCCCGCCAGGAGGAGCTGCTGCGCGAGCTCGCGGCCATCCGTGGCGAGGAGTCGCCCCAGGGCACCGTGCGCGCATCCCACAAGTCGGTCTTCGGGCGGCTGCGCGACGCGTTCAACGTCTGA
- a CDS encoding 16S rRNA (uracil(1498)-N(3))-methyltransferase, with product MSLPVHLVPTMADVRPGATVEVTGDEAHHAVAVRRLRVGESVVLTDGAGTSATGEVTSTGKRVFSVTVHSIDVLPAPTPAITVVQALPKGDRGELAVEMLTEIGVTRIVPWAAARSVAVWRGERATKSLAKWRATSREAAKQARRTWFPEVADLANTADATALVRAADLVVVLHEEAAQPLPAVGDAAHVVVVVGPEGGLTDEEVAAFVAAGAVPVRLGSEVLRTSTAGVAAVAALLAGTPRWG from the coding sequence ATGTCACTTCCCGTCCACCTGGTGCCGACGATGGCAGACGTCCGGCCGGGCGCGACGGTCGAGGTGACGGGGGACGAGGCGCACCACGCCGTGGCCGTTCGTCGGCTGCGGGTGGGGGAGTCGGTCGTGCTCACCGACGGCGCGGGTACGTCGGCCACCGGAGAGGTGACCTCGACGGGCAAACGCGTCTTCTCGGTGACGGTCCACTCGATCGATGTCCTGCCGGCGCCAACACCCGCTATCACCGTCGTGCAGGCGTTGCCGAAGGGCGACCGGGGCGAGCTCGCCGTCGAGATGCTGACCGAGATCGGCGTGACCCGCATCGTCCCGTGGGCAGCCGCCCGCAGCGTCGCCGTCTGGCGTGGCGAGCGGGCCACGAAGTCACTGGCCAAGTGGCGTGCCACCTCCCGTGAGGCCGCCAAGCAGGCCCGTCGCACCTGGTTCCCCGAGGTGGCCGACCTGGCCAACACAGCCGACGCCACAGCGCTGGTCCGGGCGGCCGACCTGGTCGTCGTACTCCATGAGGAGGCGGCGCAGCCGCTCCCCGCCGTCGGTGACGCCGCCCACGTCGTGGTCGTGGTCGGACCCGAAGGCGGACTCACCGACGAGGAAGTCGCCGCCTTCGTGGCCGCCGGCGCCGTGCCGGTGCGGCTCGGCAGCGAAGTCCTGCGTACGTCGACCGCCGGCGTCGCCGCCGTGGCCGCCCTGCTGGCCGGCACCCCGCGCTGGGGGTGA
- a CDS encoding HNH endonuclease signature motif containing protein has product MTHPVLECADVIDSALKDVAGVSVPFMDTPTKREALLRLTALTGQLEALRLRVIAAADDVADHDGARDVASWLAKHARVDRPAAARSARLADALDQRWPVLAQGLAEGDVNVEQAAVIARALDHLPADIPAETRAAAEARLVADAGTFAPHQLRVLGRRILDIVAPELGEAHERRALEAEEHAAHRQTSLTTHRRGDGSTDIRIRVPDATADRLLTYLHAFTTPRRHHHESTGQRLPHDQALGHAFRALLETLDPHRLPLHGGDATTVIVTIDIDTLRDGLGIATTDTGTPITAAEARRLACTAHLIPAVLGGTSEPLDLGRGTRLFSRHQRKAFALRDHTCRADGCDIPAAWTEAHHQHPWSHGGPTNLDNGLLLCSWHHHRAHDDRYLHDRLPNGDLRFHRRR; this is encoded by the coding sequence ATGACCCATCCGGTGCTGGAGTGCGCCGACGTCATCGACTCAGCGCTCAAGGACGTGGCCGGGGTCTCGGTGCCGTTCATGGACACGCCGACCAAACGCGAGGCGCTGCTCCGCCTGACCGCGCTGACCGGGCAGCTCGAAGCGCTCCGGTTGCGGGTCATCGCCGCCGCGGACGACGTGGCCGACCACGACGGCGCCCGCGACGTCGCGTCCTGGTTGGCCAAGCATGCGCGTGTCGACCGGCCCGCCGCCGCCCGATCGGCCCGGCTGGCCGACGCCCTCGACCAACGCTGGCCGGTGCTGGCCCAGGGGTTGGCCGAGGGCGACGTGAACGTCGAGCAGGCCGCGGTGATTGCCCGCGCCCTGGACCATCTCCCGGCCGACATCCCCGCGGAGACCCGGGCTGCGGCCGAGGCCCGGCTGGTCGCCGACGCCGGCACCTTCGCACCCCACCAGCTCCGGGTCCTGGGTCGACGGATCCTCGACATCGTCGCCCCCGAGCTCGGCGAGGCCCACGAACGCCGTGCCCTCGAAGCCGAAGAACACGCCGCGCACCGCCAGACATCGCTGACCACGCATCGCCGCGGAGACGGGTCCACCGACATCCGAATCCGGGTCCCCGACGCCACCGCCGACCGACTGCTGACCTACCTGCACGCCTTCACCACACCCCGACGCCACCACCACGAGTCCACCGGCCAGCGACTGCCCCACGACCAAGCCCTCGGCCACGCCTTCCGTGCCCTGCTCGAGACCCTCGACCCACACCGGCTCCCCCTGCACGGCGGCGACGCCACCACCGTCATCGTCACCATCGACATCGACACCCTGCGCGACGGCCTCGGGATCGCCACCACCGACACCGGCACCCCCATCACCGCCGCCGAAGCCCGGCGGCTCGCCTGCACCGCACACCTCATCCCCGCCGTCCTCGGCGGCACCTCCGAGCCCCTCGACCTCGGCCGCGGCACCCGGCTCTTCAGCCGCCACCAACGCAAAGCCTTCGCCCTGCGCGACCACACCTGCCGCGCCGACGGCTGCGACATCCCCGCCGCCTGGACCGAAGCCCACCACCAACACCCCTGGTCCCACGGCGGACCCACCAACCTCGACAACGGCCTGCTGCTCTGTTCGTGGCACCACCACCGAGCCCACGACGACCGCTACCTCCACGACCGACTACCCAACGGCGACCTCAGATTCCACCGACGCAGATAG